The region GGTGTTGCGCGGGTCGCTGTTGAGCTGGTTCGCGCGAATCGCCGTGATGATCGTGGTGGACATGCCCAGAATGACGAACAGCGCCACCACGATGGTGAACAGTTGGCGAAGTGATTTATTCATGCTTGGCTCCCCTCTGACGTGTTGCCCGATGGGTTCGGCGTGCTCGTCATGTCAGATGTGCCGAACCCATTCGATGGGGGAGCAGGGGGCACGATTGGCGTGCCTGCGACCGGCGTTTCCGTGGAGATGATTTCCGTTGCCTGCGATTGCTGCATGGTGGCCGGTATGGCGACTTGCGGAACGGCTTGCGTGGCTGCTTGTGAAACAGCTTGCGATTGTGCAGCGGATTGCTCGGAGGCAACGCTTCTGCGGGCGCGGCTCTGCTTGCGGGCGCTCAGTGCCTGCATCGCCTCGTATTGGAACGTGTCGCTGTCGATATCGGATTCGGGTTTGTTTGCCGAGTTGGAAATCACCATTAAGAGTGTTGCCAACATGTAATTCGCTATGAGTGAGGATCCGCCGGCGGCCATGTACGGAAGAGTCAAACCCGTAAGCGGTATGACTAATGTGATGCCTCCCACAACGGTGAACACCTGGAAGGCCATGGTGAACACGAGGCCCGATGCGAGAAGTTTGCCGAACCCATCCTTGATTTTCATCGCAGTGATCATCCCAGCGGCGATGATGAGCAAATAGAGCATCAGAATGGCCATCAGGCCGGTGAGGCCCAGCTCTTCGCCAAGTGCCGCGTAGATGTAGTCGGAGTTGGCGATCGGAGTGAGCGACGGGTGACCTTGCCCAAGGCCGGTGCCCATCAAGCCGCCTGATGCCAGGCCGAAAATACCTGTGACGAGCTGGTATGAGCCGCCATACTCCTTGTTGTATTGCGTCGAGTCGAACGGATGCAGCCAGGCACCAACACGGGCGCCGACATGGCTGAAAATGTTGGCCGCCGCAAACGCGCCCACGGCGAACGCGATGAAACCAATCACAATCCAACTGGTACGCCCTGTGGCCACATACAGCATGGACACGAACATGGCGAAGAACATGAGCGACGTGCCCAAATCGTGCTGCATGACCAGCACGCCCATCGACACGATCCACACCACGATGATCGGCCCCAGATCCTTGATGCGCGGCAACTGCAGGCCCAACACCTTCTTGCCGCCGACCGCAAGCTGGTCGCGGTGGTCATATAGGTAGGAGGCGAAGAAGAACGCAAGGAACAGCTTCGCGAATTCGCTTGGCTGGAACGATCCCAAACCGGGAATCTTCACCCAAATACGGGCGCCATATTGTTCGGAACCGACCACCGGAAGCATCGGCGACAGCAGTAATACCAAACCGATTACCATGCTGACGTACGAGAACCGCCGCAACACACGGTAATCCTTCATGAAAATCACCAGCAGATCCGCCACAACCAGCGCGATCGACAGCCAAAGCAACTGTTTGAACGCGACGGACGTGTTCAAATCCTGATCGATGCGGGCGATCATCATGATGCCGGTGCCCGTCAGCACCATCACGCAGCACATGATCGCTTGGTTGGCGTACGGCTGGAACCGCAGCAGCAATCCCCAGGCAGTCAGGAACAATGCGCCGACGAATGCAAGCATCCACAGGTAACTATGCGGAAAACCGCCAGCGGTGCGTTCGAACATCTGGAAGAATGAGACGCCGCAAATCAGCATGCTGAACAAGAGTAGGCCGAATTGCTTCAGACGGGTTGCCATCATGACTGGTCACCGCCTGACTTGTCTGCCGAAGCGTTGCCCGAATCACCTGATTTGCTTGACGATTTGTCGGAAGTCGTATCAGAGGATTTGCTTGACGACTTGCTGTCGGATCCGCTGTTCGTCTTGTTTTGCACCTTCTGCGCTTCGGCGTCCTGCTGCTGTTTCAGCTGCTTTTTGATCAGGCGCGTATGCGTTTTCGCCTCGCCGTACGTATCGAAGGAAATGCCCTGCGTGAGTTGCTCCTGCCAACTTGGCGGCAGTTCGCTCGTCTTCATATTGGTGTCGGTGATGGCATGCGATAGCTGGAAGCCGAACAGACTGGTCGGCACGCCTTGGAAAATCGACACTTCGCCGTTATTGTCGCCGATATAGTACTTGGTTTGGCTCCAGCGGTAGGTTGCGAAAGCGCCGCCTGCCAGCCCTAGCAGTATCACGATAGTGACGATGATGGCGATCACGCGGTTGCGTCGGGTGCGTGATCGCTTCGTCTTGCGTTGCTCGATATGTTCGTTGTGGATGGCTTTGGCGACTTCCGGATCGTTTGGATCGGCGGAAATACGGCCGTCATCCTTTTGCACGACGGGGATTTCTCCGGTATCGGGATTGGTGCGGTCGCCGTTTTCCTCGCGTACCGTGGACGGTTGTGCCACGCGCTGTTCCTGAGGATTGTCGTTTTCGTCGGGATTCTTGCCGTTGCGCAATGCCGCCGCGCGGGCCGCCGGCGACTTCTTGCCTTCGCGCAGTGCGGGTGCGGATGCGACCGGCTCGTTGATGATGTCGGCGATCGGTTCGAGGCTTGCGCTGGCCGCGCCGCCGACCAGCGGTGTCTGATGTGGCAGGTCGAACGCGTCCGCGTCGAGGGCGAGCGTCGCGTCGGCGATGACCGCGGTGACATTGTCGGTACTGCCGGCACGAAGCGCCATCGAAACCAGCTGTTGAGCGCATTCTTCCTGATCGGAGCAGGTGGATAGCACCTCCTGCAACGTGGAATCCTCAAGCACGCCGCACAAGCCGTCGGAGCATAGCAGCCAACGGTCGGACGGATGCGCCTTGCGTACGGCGATGTCCGGGCGCGAGTCGATATCGAAATCGCCCAAAACCCGCATCACGACGTTGCGCTGCGGATGATTGCGCGCCTCGGACTCGCTGATGCGGCCGGTATCGATCAAATGCTGCACATAGCTGTGGTCGGATGTCATGCGGATCAAACGGCCGTCATGCAGTAGATACGCGCGGGAATCGCCGATATGCGCCACAACCCAATATCCCGCAACCAGTGCGACAGAAGTGACGGTGGTGCCCATGCCCGCGAGACGACGTTCACGTTTCGCCTTGCCGACGATCGCGTCATGCGCGGCCATCACCGAGGTTTTCAGCATGTGGGCAATAATCTGGACATCGCCCTGCACATTGTCTTGCTCGATGTGGGCCAGCGAACGGATGGCGATGGTGGAGGCGGTGTCGCCTCCCGCATGGCCTCCCATGCCGTCGCAGATGGCGATCAGATGCTCGCCTGCGAACGCGGAATCTTGATTATTGGAACGTACGGTACCCACGTCGGAAACGACGGTGGAATACATGAACAGCGGTTGTGAAGCGGGGGAAGTCGGCAAACAGGTCACCTCAATTCGAAGGTGGTTGCGCCAATGCGTACGGGAATGCGTGTTCCGAGGATCATCGGCGCGTTCAGACGCTGCTGGTTGACCACAGTGCCGTTGGTGGAACCCAGATCTTCGACGGCCCATTTGCCGGTGGCGGGATCCGTGTAGACGCGCGCATGGTGGGATGAGACGAATTCATCATCCAAGACCACGGTGTTCGATGCGGAACGGCCAAGCGTGATGGTGTTGCCGGTCAGGGGGACGGAACTGCCGGCAAGAGGGCCATCGATGATGACCAGCAAGGTAGGTTTGGCACTTGATGTAGCGCCGACCGCCGGCGCGAGGGCGGCCACGGGCGCTGGCGCTTCGACGGCCTTGCGCGCGCGACGCTCCTTACGGCGATGAGCCCGCGACTTGCGCGGGCTGAGCGTTTCCACATCCCTGTACAGCGAACGCACCGTGCAGGCTACGAAGATCCAAAGCAGTACGAGGAAGCCGTACTTGAGGATCGCGAAAGTAAGTTCAGTGAGCATAGAGGCAACTCCCGAGATTGGGGTTGGTTACTCCTGATCCTGCGAAGAGGCCCAATACAGGATTCGGGTGCGGCCGATGGTGATGGTGTTGCCGTCGAGCAGCGTGGCCGCCTCGACATGGTGGCCTTCGACATACATGCCGTTGGTGGAGCCCAGATCGCGCGCGATGACGGTGCTGCCATTGTCGGTGACGTCAATCTCCATATGGCGGCGGGAGATGCCCGGATCGTCGATCACGATGTCGCAGTCGGATCCGCGGCCGATGATGGTCTTGCTTTCCGTAAGCAGATACTGGTGCTCGCCGATCTCCAGCATCGGGCAATCCTCGGTTTGCGCCTCGGTGGTGACGGGCACGGTGTTGCCCTGTACGGATTCGCTCGTCAGCTTGAAGTTGCTCTTGGTCAAGTCGAGGTCCTCTTCGAAGATCACCACGACCGGGCCTACGAATGCGTAATGCTGGTCCTTCGCATACTGGGTGAGGTTGTCGGCCAGCTCGTTGGCTAGCGCCTCGGCACCCCAATCGACGATGTTGTTGAAATCCGGTGTGCTGAGCTTGAAACGGTACTCGTTCGGCGCCACGGTACGGTCTCGCGTGACGGGCATGGCCTCTTTATCAATCTCACGTTCCAGTGCGCTGGAAAGGTCGACGGGCTGCAGGTCCTTGGACCCGAACTTGGCGAAAACCCCGTTGACGGCGCCTTCCACGCTCTTCTCAAATCGGTCGAGAACACTCATGCTTGTCCCTTTCTATCCTCACCCATCCTACGCGGTAGAGCGCCGAGCGCCAATTCGTAAGCTCTTTAATTGCAAAAATTTCATTCAATATTTCGGTCTTTATACCATCTAGGGGGTATATGATTCTGGGTTTGTCACCATCATTTCGATTCCATGCTGTGCGATGGATGTCTGTGGGAAAGGAGATATGGAATGGTGATAGGTTGGAAATATGACAGATGCGATTCGACAGTTTCCTCGTAAAAAAGCTCGTACACTGCGGTTTTCCTGCGGAGCTCCGCGTTCCGCGCGTGTGATTGCAGACGGTTCCCGTGCATTGTTCCTGCGTTCCGACGGATCGGAAGACACCGTCACCTCACTGTGGATGAGCGTGATCGACGAAAACGGCAACGCCAGCGAAATGCTGCTCGCCGATCCACGCACGCTGCTCGCCGATGCCGACGCCGAAGACGTTCCCGCTGAGGAACGGGCGCGTCGCGAACGTGCACGCGAAGGTGGTTCCGGAATCGTCGGCTATTCCACCGACGCAAGCGGCAACCGCGTGACCTTCACCATCAACGGACAACTCTTCCTCACCGACATCGCAGTCGGCGTGACGCGAGCTATCGCCATAGAAGAAGACGAGCTCAAGCCGGTACTGAATCCGCGTATCAGCCCTGACGGGCAGCATGTCATGTACACCACCGGCACCTATCTGGTGAATGTCGATCTTGCCGATACCGCTTTCGACACGGCTTTCGGTGACGACGATTGCGAAATCGGAGACGCGATTTCGGTAGTCGCTTCAATCCCGCAAGACGGCGAATGGAAGATCGGCTTGGCGGAATTCGCAGCAGGCGAGGAAATGGACCGCTACGACGGCTTCTGGTGGTCTCCCGATTCCAAATATGTGCTGTTCGAAACCTACGATGAATCCCCGGAACCAATCTGGCATCTTTCGGACCCAGCTAATCCTGCGAATCCTGCACGATCCAACCGCTATCCGCAAGCATTGACCGCCAATGCCAACGTGCGACTGACCCTGCTGGAACTTGGCTTCGACAACGACAACTGCTGCTACGGGGCAATCGCGAATGAGGTGCAGTGGGATCATGAAACTTACGAATATTTGGCCGCAGTCAGCTGGACGAGCGGGCATGAGCCGATCATCCTCGTGCAAGACCGACTCCAGCAGCACGATCAGGTGCTCGCCATCCACGTGGGCGAACCGATCGTTACCATGCGAGACGCGGAAAACGGATTTACCGACGATGAAGGCGATCAAGTCGAAACCTTCTCCATCGCCATTCCCGAATATGCCGAAGGTGAACGCCCGGGCAGCACGCGCGTGCTCGAAAAACACAGCAACGCCTACTGGCTCGATCTGATCCACGGCACGCCCGCATTCACGCCGAATGGACGCCTGATCTGCGCGATGAACGACATGGATGCCGACACGAACCGCCTTACCGTCGATGGCGTGCCCTTCACGCCGGCCGGACTGCAGGTGCGCGAAGTGCTCAATGTGACCGACGACGACGTGCTCTGCGTGGTACAGCGCACCCCCGAACTGTTGTCTGACGACAGCCTGCCATTCCTCTGGCAGTCCAACGCCGCCGATCATGACGCCCGCAGCTTCGACGTGGTGTCGATCCGCTATGACGGCACATGGGAACCCCTCACCTACGCGCCCGGCCAGTGGACCATGTCTCGCGCAGGCAACGGCTGCGTGGTGACCGGACGCGGCATGGATGATGCAACTGTGCAAATGCAGCATTGCATGAACATCGTCACAACCGACGAAAATGGTACAGACGTGGCGTCAATGGTGGTCTCACCAATCGAAAACCATGCCGAAACCCCCGGATTCACGCCGAACGTACACTTCACCCGACTTGGCGAACGTGGCCTGTACACGGCAATCGTGCTCCCCTCGGCTAGCAGCGAATACGCGCATGCCGACACTCTGCCGGTGCTCATGAAGCCTTACGGCGGTCCAGGATTCCAGCAAGTCGTCGAAAACCAATCCTTCTACTGGGATGCGCAATGGTGGGCCGACCAAGGCTACATCGTGGTCACCGCCGACGGACGCGGCACCACCGGACGCGGGCCGAAATGGGACCGTGCCATCTACGAAACCATGAAATCCGTGACGCTCGAAGACCAAGTAGACGCCGTACGTGCGCTACCGGAAGCGTTGGCAACACTGGCTGCGCAAGAAAACAAGGAATCCTCGGAAACCACCATCCCGCAACCCGACCTCAACCGCGTAGCCATGATCGGCTGGTCGTACGGCGGATTCCTTTCCGCGCTCGCCGTGCTGGAAGCGCCGGAAACCTTCGCTGCGGCCTGCGCGGGCGCACCCCCGACCGACTGGACGCTGTACGACACGCACTACACTGAACGCTACTTGGGTCTTGACCCGGCCGTGTACGAACGTAACAGCATCATCTCCGACGCGCCTCAGCTTGATCGCCCGCTCATGCTCATTCACGGATTCGCCGACGACAATGTGACGATCGCGCACAGCCTACGCCTGAGCCAAGCGCTGATGGCGGCCGGACGCAAGCACACATTCCTGCCGCTGACCGGCATCACGCATATGACCAATGACGAAACCGTCGCTGAAAATCTGCTGATCCTGCAGCGCGATTTCCTCGCGGAAGCATTGGAACGGTAGTGCTGAGCCGATAGCGCTGTAATGATAGCTGCAACAGCGCAAGCAAAAGCGACGAACAAAAGCAAAACGCGTTCCCCCGCGACTCCCGGACTGCCAAGCATCCGAGCGTCGTGGGCGAACGCGTTCCCTTCTCGATTGCCAACATAAAACAGGTGAAAGCGACTTCGCAAGCGAGGGGGTACCACATTTGTGTACCCCCCCCCAATTTGGGCTTGGAAAAGCCGAAAATCGTTAGAAATAGGCGAATATCAAGCAAAGTCGAAACGTGAATCACATCAGAAAACACGTGAATCACGTCAGATTTGCAATAGCAATATGCACGATCACGCCTGCACTTGCTCAAACAATCCCGGCGAATCGTCGATGACAGTCACCGGAATATACGCGAAAAGCGTCCAACTGCCGTCCTGCGCGGACGCGGTGAGCGTGCCCTGATATGATTCAAGTTGCTTCTTGAACGAGGCAAGCCCATGGCCGCCAGGAAGTTCGTTATCGTGCCCGTCAGCTCCGGCTATCCCTTCTTTCATGGGATTGATTTGAGTGATTTCAATGGCATTCGGTCTAAGTATCACCGAAAGATCAACCTTGCTTCCCGGGGCAGCATGACGAGCGATATTCGCATAGATTTCACGCAGCAGATTATTGACAAGCTCGGCGGTCTCCCGCGATGCACTCGGTTTGCCACCCGCACAGTGCCGTATGGACGTGATTTCGAAGCCGAGTTTACGCAAACGTCGGTCGCCGTCGTTCATGGTGGCTCGCAGCAGATTGGCCAGCGCTTCGCCGTCAGCATCGCCGGGGAGGACGGTGGCATCCATATTCAATTCGTCGATAACGCGATGCACATTCGTCAATGCGAAAAGAATGTATTCGTTGATCTGACGCCAGTCTTCGGCGTCGGCTGCATCGGCTGCGCTGACAGGGCCTCCGGCAGTGGCACTAGGGCTGCCTGAAACGCCGCCAACATGCCGTTGTGCCACAAACGCCGCCGCCGACAAATCGCCCGTCACCGCATCGTGAATAGCGTCGGCAATGCGTGCGCGGCTTTCCAACTCCTGCAACCGATTCTTGTTTTGCGCCGCTTCAAAACGCTTCCGCGTCGTTTTCTCGCTCCAACTCAACGCCCTGCCGAGCAGCAGCACCATGGCATACATGCTGATCATGGAGACAGGGTTAGTGCCTGGGCCAGGAGGCGAAATCAGCAGGATAGTAGCAATGTAATATGTGAACAGCGCTGCCGCGATAATGACATTGGTACTGTACGCAAGCATGCCATAAGCGTAGAGATGCGTGGGAAGAGAATTACCCGAACTTGCGTAAGAGGTAAACAGATCACCAGCATAGGCAATCACAATAATCGCCACCGACATGCTTTTTGGAAATAATGGAGATACCACGAGCGCTGCAACCAGCATCGCAATCCAAACCACGCCAGATATGTCGGTAGGCGGTTCGTAACAAACTCCATATGCGGTCCATACGAGCACGATCAACATGATGGTAAAACGGATTGGATGCCACAAATTCGGATGCAACGTGCGCACATGATTCCGCCACGTAATGTACTGAGCTGCAGGTTTAGAACGCATTGGACCTCACCCACAATGCCACTGCCTGACGCGAAGTCTTACAGTTGAGTTTCCTTAAAATACTTTGTATATGCTTGCGGATGGTGGCTTCGGAAATCCTCAAACGCTCGGCAATCTCTCGATCAAGCATGCCCTCCGCACACAAAGAAATAATCTGCTCCTCACGAACAGTGAGCGAAGGCGCAGTCTCAGCCTCCCTGCTAATACGCAAATTAGCCAACGCAGGCGTCTCAAACCCCTCCATCACCTCGCCATTGCACATACGCATAATAATCTGCGCCAACTGGTCGGCATTCTCCTTACCAACCAAACCCTGCGCACCAGCCTCCACCAGTTTGTCCCGATAACTCTTGATGGAAAAACTCGTCGCACCAAGAATCGGCATATGCTTGCCCATCAAACGCAACCGACGACAAGTAGCAGGCCCCTGCAAACCCTCCATCGACATATCAAGAATCAACAAACTGACATTGCTGTTCGCGTCCTGACAGCGTTCTATCGCCTCATCGCCAGAAGTCGCAGTCCACACCACATATGCGGTCGGCACTTTGCAGGCAATGACGGCACTGAGCGAATCCAGCGCTCGCGGATCATTGTCGACCAGCGCGATGCGATGAATCTTAGGATGCTTTTCCGACGTGGTCATTATGCGATCACTTTCTTTTCCCACACAGCCATTGCAGCCATGTTGGGCAGTTGGGATTCGCGGCAGTGGAGATATCGTCGTTGCCGTCAACGGGAGTTGTTGCATACGCATATGCTGGTGTGATGGTGAGAGACAACGTCACCACCATCAGTAGTGAAACACATTTCATGCTTCCATAGTATGCGAGGATGACGCGCGGGGTGGCGATACAGTGCGTGACGCACTGTTGATACATCGTTATACAGCGCACATGCTTGTGCTTAGTTTTGTCTTGGCTTTGTTCGCCTAAGATGGAATTCATGACTATCACGCTCATCGATGAGGCGCGCTACGACGCCGAAATGGACGAAACGGTACTGCCTGCGCTGCGTAACTGCATGGCGGAGGGCTGGATGGAACCTGCCACCGTTGATTGGGACGGCAATATGCTACCTAAGCTGGAGCATTCTGGACGGTTGCATTACTACTGCTACGACGCGCACAAATTCGACGCATTGCGTGAAGACGGCGCATCGGGCATATTCCGCGGTGCGGTGGTGATTTCGCACGGATTCACCGAATTCGGACGCAAATACAGCGAAATGGTGTGGTACTTCCTACTGGCCGGCTATTCCGTATGCGTGTTCGAACATCGCGGACATGGCCATTCCACGCACGACATGAGCAACCCGAGCTTGGTATGGATCGACGATTGGCGCCGGTATGTGGCCGATTTCGCCACGTTCGCGCAGACCGTGGGTCGCGAAGTGGCTGGAGATGGCCCAATGTACTTGTACTGCCATTCCATGGGCGGCGGCATCGGCGCGGCCGTGCTGGAACGCTACCCGTCATTGTTCGACAAAGCGGTGCTGTCCGCGCCGATGATTGCGCCGGTGGTCGGCATGCCAACGTGGATTGCACGCATTGTGGTCGGCGTGATCTGCGGGCTTGGCTTCGGCAGATCGCGCGTGTTCGGCCATACCGATTTCGACGGAAACCTCAATCCCGACGATTACAAGGGAGCTTCCGAAGCACGCATCCGCTGGTTCCACAAACAGCGCTTGACAGACAAGTCATGCCAGACCAATGCTGCCACTTTCGATTGGGCAAACCAGGCGATGGCGCTTTCCCGAGCTGTGCTCAAACCCGACATGTGCGGAGCCATCGAAGCCCCGGTATTGCTATTCCAAGCCGGCCGCGACGTGTGGGTGCTCAACGGACCACAAGATGACTTCGTTGAACGTGTGCGAGAAGGTGGCGGTTCCATCGAAAAAGTGCGGTACAGCCAGTCATTGCACGAAATTTTCTCCATGCCGAATGCCGTGCTCGAATCATATCTTGACAAAATCCTCGTTTTTTTGGCGGCACCGAACGCAAGTTTGGCGGAATAAAATCTGTTTTGCATAACTGACGTTTAGTATGCGCACCGTGTGCGTTACAATCGCCGTGAATTTGCCGTGAAAGCCGTGGAGAGAGCGAGGATAGGCCGTGGCAAAGCAAACGTCGGGACAGGCGTCGCAATCGCAGAAAACTTCCGAATCGCAAAAAAATGCGAAAAAAACCGCGAAAAAAATGGAACATGTGCTGGAGCAGACGCCGAAAAGTCTGCTCATCGGCACTGGCATGACACTGCTGGGTGGTGCCATGTGGGGCATGAACAGCACCGTGGCCAAACTGCTGATGCGCGACTACCAGCTGGATCCGGTCTGGCTTTCCTGCGTGCGCGCGCTATTCGCCAGCCTGATCTTCCTGGTCGGATCGGCCATCACCACGCCGCAGAAACTCGCCGGAGCGGTCAAAGACGTCAAATCGTATCCGAAATATCTGGTCACCACGCTGATATGCGTGCTTCTGGTGCAGGTCTCCTACCTGATGACCATCGACTGGACGAACTCCGGAACCGCCACCGTATTGCAGACGCTCAACCTAGTCTTCGTGCTCACCTGGGTATGCCTGCGCGTCAAACGACTGCCTCTCAAGCATGAATTGGTCGGCGTGCTCCTGGCATTCGCAGGCACGTTCCTCATCGCCACCGGCGGCAACTTCGCCTCGCTGTCGCTGCCATGGCAGGGGCTCGCATGGGGACTGGTTGACGCAGTGAGCACCGCGGCCATGTCCATCCTGCCGGTCATGCTCATGCTCAAATGGGGCGACATGACCATCAACGGCATCACATTCCTTATGTCCGGACTCATTCTATGCCCGTTCGCGCAACCGTGGGCGAACATTCCCGCACTGGACGCGCGAGGCGTGCTCCTGCTGCTCTACACCATCGTATGCGGCACGTTCCTCGCGTTCTGGCTCTACATGGCAGGCGTGATGCGCGTCGGCGCGGTGCGTGCCACCATGCTCGGCACCAGCGAACCGGTCATGGCCACCATCACCGCAGTGGCATGGGCTGGCGAAACGTTCACCTTCACCGACCTGACCGGCTTCGCCATGATCATCATCATGGTCTTCCTCGTGCGCTAACCATTCTCCACAAACTGTCCGATTCTGCAGAATCGGACAGTTATGGTGCGCACGTCCGACCACGAGTCCTGATTTTTCCAGTCACTGGAGGTGTCGGGAGCCGCTGAGCCTTACTGCCGCTTGGGAAACGAAAAGGCCGGAACCTTTCGGCTCCGGCCTTTCATCATGGTGCGAGCGGGGGGAGTTGAACCCCCACGAGCATACACTCACTGCCACCTGAAGACAGCGCGTCTACCATTCCGCCACGCTCGCAGACAGTGAATTAATTTACACCAAAACCCACACAACCTCAAATCGGCGTGTCGCGCCGCCATTTTCCGTAGGAAAATTCAAGCGGCGCGACACGCATGAAAAAAAGACGCCGACGGGTTTGTTCGTCGGCGCCTTGGAATGCGGAAGTGTGGTTCAGCATTCGTTTGGGCAGAAAGCCCACGTGAAATGCATTAGCCGCGGGAACCGTTGGCGTAGAAGCGGGCCAAGGCTTCGTCGCGGAATTCGTCGAAATATCCGCCGTCAATCGACGCGCGAATGTCGTCCAGCAGCTTCACGAAGAAATGCTCGTTGTGGATTGTGGCCAATGTGAAACCGTTGAATTCGCGGGCGCGCAACGCATGATCCACGTAAGCACGCGAATAATGCGTGCACGTGTAGCAATCGCAGCCCTCTTCAAGCGGGCCAAAATCATGCTTGAATTGCGCGCGCTTGATGTTGTAACGTCCGTCGCGCGTGAAAATCGCGCCATTTCGGCCGCAACGCGCCGGTGCGACGCAATCGAACGTGTCTCCACCATTCTCGACACATGCGAAAATGTCGTCGACTGCAGCGATACCGAGCACGTGACGTGGCCGGTTTTCCGGCATCGCATCGCAAATCCAAGCGCAAGTGTCGCCGATAATGCGCTTTTCAATCGCGCCTCCGATGCCAACGCCGTCAAAATCCAGCGAAGCGATCTGTTCGGCCGCATGCCTGCGCAAATCCTCATAATTCGCGCCCTGCACCACACCATACAGCGCCTGATACGGCTTGCCGACGCGCTCTTCGGTAAGCCTCTTATGCTCGGCAACGCAACGCTGCGCCCAACGGTAGGTGCGTTCCACGGAACGTTCCTGGTAGCCGCGCGTGTTCATCAGTGTGGTCAGCTCGTCGAACGCAAACATGATGTCGGCACCGATCTTATGCTGGATTCCCATTGAAATTTCGGCGGAAAAACGGTGCAGTGAGCCGTTGAGCGGCGATTTGAACGTTACGCCGTCCTCGTCTACGAACGCGAGGCGCTCTTTACCTTCGGCGATCACGTCGTCTGATTTCATTCCGGTCACATCCATGGCGAGGGTTTTCTTGAAGCCCGCGCCGAGCGAAAGCACTTGGAAACCGCCGGAATCGGTGAAGGTCGGACCGTTCCAGTTCATGAATTTGGCAAGACCGCCGGCTTCGTCGAGCACTTGCTCACCGGGGCGTTCATACAGGTGAAACGCGTTGGACAGCAGGCATTGTGCGCCGAGGTCCTTCATGGTTTCGGGCAGCACGGCTTTCATCGCGGCCTGCGTGGCCACGGGCACGAACGCCGGAGTGTGAATATCGCCGTGGGGGGTATGAATGGTACCGGTGCGGCCGTATCGTGCGCCGCCGCGTCCCTTGCCGTCGGCCGCGTCGGGAAGGCGGGTTTTCTGCTCGAAATAGAAGGCGTCGCGGCGGCCCGGCTTGCCTGGTTCCGCTCCACGCGGATGTTCGATGAGGTTTTCGACTGGTGCCGCCATGTTCGCTGCGGCTGTTGCCGCGGTTTCGTGCGCCGCCGCGTTGATCTGTGGTTCGT is a window of Bifidobacterium catenulatum DSM 16992 = JCM 1194 = LMG 11043 DNA encoding:
- the tgt gene encoding tRNA guanosine(34) transglycosylase Tgt, translated to MAAPVENLIEHPRGAEPGKPGRRDAFYFEQKTRLPDAADGKGRGGARYGRTGTIHTPHGDIHTPAFVPVATQAAMKAVLPETMKDLGAQCLLSNAFHLYERPGEQVLDEAGGLAKFMNWNGPTFTDSGGFQVLSLGAGFKKTLAMDVTGMKSDDVIAEGKERLAFVDEDGVTFKSPLNGSLHRFSAEISMGIQHKIGADIMFAFDELTTLMNTRGYQERSVERTYRWAQRCVAEHKRLTEERVGKPYQALYGVVQGANYEDLRRHAAEQIASLDFDGVGIGGAIEKRIIGDTCAWICDAMPENRPRHVLGIAAVDDIFACVENGGDTFDCVAPARCGRNGAIFTRDGRYNIKRAQFKHDFGPLEEGCDCYTCTHYSRAYVDHALRAREFNGFTLATIHNEHFFVKLLDDIRASIDGGYFDEFRDEALARFYANGSRG